Proteins encoded within one genomic window of Empedobacter falsenii:
- a CDS encoding TlpA family protein disulfide reductase — protein sequence MKKLVYLFIFFAICVNAQKINVTVKVEELPENTVLELLPQYIRAYYENPVYDSIENTADKNTFHIDKTTFYYPYTLSYQEEENVFQLSRTFFLKNKNLNLNLNDFRSEILNDLPEKVKYNEFFKDYKIEEDAFNEYYGQMFLKYKFEFPKEVNDSINKWYNKVWMHEIELLDKYVKSNPGSVIAFWKIVEKYERYKEYPYENILNQFDASVKQSFPFKKLISNIEENKIFGQGRTFPEIKNLKDQSGKSAQINYKTKYTLIDFWFHSCKPCLVSFPDLKEVYQKYNSKGFEIVAISAEATKYIPNWKNTIKKYELPWVNLLDENREFTSKNQITSFPTNFLVDQNGKIIFRDISTSELEKFLNNNLEK from the coding sequence ATGAAAAAACTAGTTTACTTATTTATCTTTTTTGCAATTTGTGTGAATGCGCAAAAAATCAATGTTACAGTTAAGGTAGAAGAGTTACCCGAAAATACCGTTTTAGAATTATTACCTCAATATATAAGAGCATATTACGAAAATCCTGTATATGATTCTATTGAAAATACAGCAGATAAAAATACTTTTCATATAGATAAAACGACTTTTTATTATCCCTATACTTTAAGCTATCAAGAGGAAGAAAATGTGTTTCAACTTTCTCGAACATTCTTTTTAAAAAATAAAAATTTGAATCTGAATTTAAATGATTTTAGAAGTGAAATACTGAATGATTTACCAGAGAAAGTGAAGTACAATGAATTTTTCAAAGATTATAAAATAGAAGAAGATGCTTTTAATGAATATTATGGTCAAATGTTTTTGAAATATAAATTTGAATTTCCCAAAGAGGTAAACGATTCGATAAATAAATGGTACAATAAAGTTTGGATGCATGAAATTGAGTTATTGGATAAATATGTGAAGTCTAATCCGGGTTCTGTTATTGCTTTTTGGAAAATTGTTGAAAAGTATGAACGTTATAAAGAATATCCTTACGAAAATATCTTAAATCAGTTTGATGCTTCTGTAAAACAATCTTTTCCATTTAAGAAATTGATCAGTAATATTGAAGAAAATAAAATATTTGGGCAAGGGAGAACTTTTCCTGAAATTAAAAATTTAAAGGATCAATCAGGAAAATCTGCTCAGATAAATTATAAAACAAAATATACATTAATCGATTTTTGGTTTCATTCATGCAAGCCTTGTTTAGTTTCTTTTCCAGATTTGAAAGAAGTTTATCAAAAATATAATTCAAAAGGTTTTGAGATTGTTGCAATTTCAGCTGAAGCGACAAAATATATTCCGAATTGGAAAAATACAATTAAAAAGTATGAATTGCCTTGGGTTAATTTATTAGACGAAAACAGAGAATTCACCTCAAAAAATCAAATAACATCTTTTCCAACCAATTTTTTAGTTGACCAAAATGGGAAAATTATTTTTAGAGATATTTCAACAAGTGAATTAGAAAAGTTTTTGAATAATAATTTAGAAAAATAA
- the polA gene encoding DNA polymerase I — MNQLDKRLFLLDAYALIFRGYYAFIKNPRINSKGFNTSAIMGFTNSLFDVIRREQPTHLAVVFDVGQATVRTVDFPEYKANRDETPEAIRQGVPYIQDILRALKIPVLFAEGYEADDVIGTLAQKAEKAGYTTYMVTPDKDFAQLVTDKIKMYRPAANGKGVEIWGIEEVKEKFEIHDPIQVIDYLGMMGDAVDNIPGLPGVGAKTASKYLKEFGSMEGLLANTDKLKGKAKEKIEENKELGILSKKLATIITDAPVEFDEEDLTVCPPDIEKVTELFTELEFRRMLETVYRIYGLDASGIIKEAQEEISAASQISSNQVQTAQQSLFDFTSDEEIIPQNSAFTDISITNHLYQLIDTKKGREILLRNILKQKEVTFDTETTSLDALEAELVGISFSWEKGKGYYVPFSTDFEETKAIINEFKPFFEDESISKIGQNLKYDIKVLNKYDIVVLGQNFDTMIAHYLINPDMRHNMDVLSETYLSYQPVSIESLIGKKGKNQKNFRDVPLMEQTEYGVEDSDITNQLKNLFEPELIKANTHKLFTDLEMPLMQVLADMELEGVNLDVPFLKELSVKHEAKLRELEAKIQVDAGEEFNLNSPKQLGEILFDKLQLDPKAKKTKTGQYATGEEILSKLKDKHPIINDILEYRQLQKLKSTYIDALPELVNSKTGRVHTTYAQTVAATGRLSSVNPNLQNIPIRSEAGQQIRKAFVARDENHVIISADYSQIELRLIAQMSQDPAMVEAFKHGEDIHASTAAKVFNVALDEVTREQRSQAKTVNFGIIYGVSAFGLADQANISRKEAKALIDAYYETYPTLKAYIEKQVEIARDQGFVETLMGRRRYLKDINSRNAVVRSHAERNAVNAPIQGTAADIVKMAMIQIQKELKKNYQTKMILQVHDELIFDAPKDEVEKVSELIKSTMEAAMQMDVPLIAEVGVGANWLEAH; from the coding sequence ATGAATCAATTAGATAAAAGACTTTTTTTGTTAGATGCTTATGCCTTAATTTTTAGAGGATATTATGCATTTATCAAAAATCCACGAATCAATTCAAAAGGGTTCAATACATCGGCAATTATGGGATTTACAAATTCCTTGTTTGATGTTATTCGCCGTGAACAACCAACGCATTTAGCAGTTGTTTTTGATGTTGGTCAAGCAACAGTTCGTACGGTAGATTTTCCTGAATATAAAGCAAATCGTGATGAAACACCAGAAGCGATTCGTCAAGGTGTTCCTTATATTCAAGATATTTTACGCGCGTTAAAAATTCCAGTGCTTTTTGCCGAAGGTTATGAAGCAGATGATGTGATTGGAACTTTGGCTCAAAAAGCCGAAAAAGCTGGTTATACAACCTATATGGTAACGCCTGATAAGGATTTTGCGCAATTGGTAACGGACAAAATCAAGATGTATCGTCCTGCTGCAAATGGAAAAGGTGTGGAGATTTGGGGAATCGAAGAAGTCAAAGAAAAGTTTGAAATCCATGATCCAATTCAAGTGATAGATTATCTTGGAATGATGGGTGACGCTGTCGATAATATTCCAGGATTACCAGGTGTTGGAGCGAAAACGGCAAGTAAATATTTGAAAGAATTTGGTTCGATGGAAGGACTTTTAGCGAATACAGATAAGCTGAAAGGTAAAGCCAAAGAAAAGATTGAAGAAAATAAAGAACTTGGAATTTTATCAAAAAAATTAGCAACGATTATTACAGATGCTCCAGTTGAATTTGATGAAGAAGATTTAACGGTTTGTCCACCAGATATTGAAAAAGTAACTGAACTTTTCACGGAGTTAGAGTTCCGTAGAATGTTAGAAACGGTTTACAGAATTTATGGTTTGGATGCTTCTGGAATTATCAAAGAAGCGCAAGAAGAAATTTCTGCGGCAAGTCAGATTTCTTCGAATCAAGTGCAAACAGCTCAACAATCTTTGTTTGATTTTACGTCAGATGAAGAGATTATTCCTCAAAATTCTGCGTTTACAGATATTTCAATAACGAATCATTTATATCAATTAATCGATACAAAAAAAGGTCGTGAAATTTTATTACGAAATATTCTAAAACAAAAAGAAGTGACGTTCGATACTGAAACAACTTCTTTGGACGCTTTAGAAGCTGAATTGGTTGGAATTTCATTTTCTTGGGAAAAAGGAAAAGGATATTATGTGCCTTTTTCAACTGATTTCGAAGAAACAAAAGCAATTATCAACGAGTTTAAACCATTTTTTGAAGATGAATCAATTTCTAAAATTGGTCAGAATTTAAAATATGATATCAAAGTTTTAAACAAATATGACATTGTTGTTTTAGGTCAAAATTTTGATACGATGATTGCTCATTATTTGATTAATCCAGATATGCGTCACAATATGGATGTATTGTCGGAAACATATTTGAGTTATCAACCCGTTTCAATTGAAAGTTTGATTGGTAAAAAAGGAAAAAATCAAAAGAATTTCCGCGATGTTCCGTTAATGGAGCAAACCGAATATGGCGTGGAAGATTCTGATATTACAAATCAGTTGAAAAATCTTTTTGAGCCTGAATTAATCAAAGCAAATACACACAAATTATTTACTGATCTTGAAATGCCATTGATGCAGGTTTTAGCTGATATGGAATTGGAAGGTGTTAATTTGGATGTTCCGTTCTTGAAAGAACTTTCGGTAAAACACGAAGCTAAATTAAGAGAATTAGAAGCAAAAATTCAGGTAGATGCTGGAGAAGAATTCAATCTTAATTCGCCAAAACAATTGGGAGAAATCTTATTTGATAAATTACAATTAGATCCAAAAGCGAAGAAAACCAAAACTGGACAATACGCAACAGGAGAAGAAATTTTATCAAAACTGAAAGATAAACATCCAATTATCAATGATATTTTAGAGTATCGCCAATTACAAAAATTAAAATCGACTTATATTGATGCATTGCCAGAATTGGTGAATTCAAAAACTGGTCGTGTGCATACAACTTATGCGCAAACGGTTGCTGCAACGGGACGTTTGTCTTCTGTAAATCCGAATTTACAAAACATTCCGATTCGTTCGGAAGCTGGACAGCAGATTCGTAAAGCCTTTGTTGCGCGAGATGAAAATCATGTGATTATTTCTGCCGATTATTCGCAAATTGAATTGCGTTTGATTGCGCAAATGTCACAAGATCCTGCAATGGTAGAGGCTTTCAAACATGGAGAAGATATTCACGCTTCTACTGCCGCAAAAGTTTTTAATGTGGCGTTGGATGAGGTGACGCGTGAACAAAGAAGTCAGGCAAAAACGGTGAATTTCGGAATTATTTATGGTGTTTCGGCTTTCGGTCTGGCAGATCAGGCGAATATTTCGCGTAAAGAAGCCAAAGCATTGATTGATGCCTATTACGAAACGTATCCAACGTTGAAAGCATATATCGAAAAACAAGTTGAGATTGCTCGTGATCAAGGTTTTGTAGAAACGTTGATGGGGCGTCGTCGTTATTTGAAAGATATCAATTCGAGAAATGCAGTTGTTCGTTCGCATGCAGAGCGAAATGCAGTGAATGCGCCAATACAGGGAACTGCGGCAGATATCGTTAAAATGGCAATGATTCAAATTCAGAAAGAATTGAAGAAAAATTATCAAACCAAAATGATTTTGCAAGTACATGATGAGTTAATTTTTGATGCTCCAAAAGATGAGGTAGAAAAAGTTTCTGAATTAATCAAATCGACTATGGAAGCGGCAATGCAAATGGATGTTCCGTTAATTGCAGAAGTCGGAGTAGGAGCAAATTGGTTAGAAGCGCACTAA
- a CDS encoding 2Fe-2S iron-sulfur cluster-binding family protein, producing the protein MADIKITIIDREGVSHEVDAPTDMNMNIMELVRAYELAPEGTIGICGGMAMCASCQCYVLTPEIQLPEMTPDEDAMLAEAFNVKDNSRLGCQLHLSDEMDGLVVELAPEY; encoded by the coding sequence ATGGCAGATATTAAAATTACAATTATAGATAGAGAAGGTGTTTCGCACGAAGTTGACGCACCTACTGATATGAATATGAATATCATGGAGCTTGTGCGTGCATACGAATTAGCACCAGAAGGAACCATTGGTATTTGTGGTGGAATGGCGATGTGTGCCTCTTGTCAATGTTATGTGTTGACACCAGAAATTCAATTACCAGAAATGACGCCTGATGAAGATGCAATGTTAGCAGAGGCTTTTAATGTGAAAGATAATTCTCGTTTAGGTTGTCAGTTACATCTTTCGGATGAAATGGATGGATTGGTTGTTGAATTAGCGCCAGAATATTAA
- a CDS encoding TIGR00266 family protein, whose protein sequence is MNAHEIDYKIYGEEMQFVEIELDPQETVVAEAGSFMMMDDGIKMETIFGDGSQQSGGLFGKLLNAGKRMLTGEGLFMTSYTNYGQGKKKASFAAPYPGKIVPIDLPEVNGKFICQKDAFLCAAKGVSVGIEFNRKLGTGLFGGEGFIMQKLEGDGMAFIHAGGTLHRRVLQAGEVLKVDTGCIVGFEQSVHYDIEFIGGIKNTFFGGEGVFFATLRGPGVVYIQSLPFSRLADRIIAHAPSAGGSSQGEGSILGGLGRLIDGD, encoded by the coding sequence ATGAATGCACACGAAATAGATTATAAAATTTACGGAGAAGAAATGCAATTTGTCGAAATTGAATTAGATCCACAAGAAACTGTTGTAGCAGAAGCAGGAAGTTTTATGATGATGGATGATGGTATAAAAATGGAAACGATTTTTGGCGATGGTTCTCAACAAAGCGGTGGACTTTTCGGAAAATTATTAAATGCTGGAAAACGAATGTTAACAGGTGAAGGTTTGTTTATGACTTCGTACACGAATTACGGACAAGGCAAAAAGAAAGCTTCTTTTGCTGCTCCATATCCAGGAAAAATTGTTCCGATTGATTTACCAGAAGTGAACGGAAAATTTATTTGTCAGAAAGATGCTTTTCTTTGTGCTGCAAAAGGAGTTTCGGTTGGAATTGAATTTAATCGAAAATTAGGCACTGGACTTTTTGGAGGAGAAGGTTTCATTATGCAAAAATTAGAAGGCGATGGAATGGCTTTTATTCATGCTGGTGGAACATTGCATCGTCGAGTTTTACAAGCTGGCGAAGTCTTAAAAGTTGATACAGGTTGCATTGTTGGTTTCGAACAATCTGTTCATTACGACATCGAATTTATAGGCGGAATTAAAAATACATTTTTCGGAGGAGAAGGTGTTTTCTTTGCTACTTTGAGAGGTCCAGGAGTTGTGTATATTCAATCTTTACCTTTTAGCCGATTGGCTGATCGCATTATTGCTCATGCACCTTCTGCAGGCGGTTCTTCACAAGGTGAAGGTTCTATTTTAGGAGGTTTAGGAAGATTAATTGATGGCGATTAA
- a CDS encoding DUF5723 family protein, with translation MKKLLLTVIFCSGFTFGQNILSFSNDQYSGINGSVFSPTTSYFNPNKWDVNIISEDILFRNDYAYISDQNVLGLIKGETKSANIKAGIRGETHSNILDFATRNTISYHLENDLMGPSVSFKKKINNQTYRLGIFTRLRTQGSIKDLDNYFRFSNQNEIEPKNYMFEPTKTNAMNWAELGLNVATNLYTTNTSEVIIGANIKYLMGLDGAYIKSKNTIKLEAEPTITSTIDNPDANIYASNYDIKAGYSTNYDFDRDKYVLRNRGNGVGIDLGISFVNRRTNDELYDFKFSANLLDVGLVKFRGDNHHFYNPSQRVQLRNNPNLDGVEFESVDQYLGLLSKEVYGDETKSKTGNNFSMGLPTSLHLNLSKKIIENHYLNFNWMQRIPVFENSLKRINVLQTSYTIQKDGFGIGPSLSIYDYENITFGGYVRIGPLILGSDNAIPIVFKQKKLTSANFYFGLKFYPFWDNEAKRRSREPCECE, from the coding sequence TTGAAAAAACTTCTATTAACCGTTATTTTTTGTTCAGGATTTACTTTTGGACAAAATATTTTATCTTTTAGTAATGATCAATATAGCGGGATTAACGGTAGTGTTTTTTCTCCGACAACTTCATATTTTAACCCGAACAAATGGGATGTTAATATTATTTCTGAAGATATTTTATTCAGAAATGATTACGCTTACATATCCGATCAAAACGTATTAGGTTTAATAAAAGGTGAAACAAAATCAGCAAATATAAAAGCTGGAATAAGAGGTGAAACGCATTCTAATATATTAGATTTCGCAACTAGAAATACGATTTCTTATCATTTGGAAAATGATCTTATGGGACCTTCCGTTTCTTTTAAAAAGAAAATTAATAATCAAACTTATCGCCTTGGTATTTTCACCCGACTTCGTACACAAGGTTCTATTAAAGATTTAGATAATTATTTTCGTTTTAGTAATCAGAATGAAATAGAACCAAAAAATTATATGTTTGAACCTACAAAGACAAATGCAATGAATTGGGCTGAATTAGGCTTAAATGTTGCGACAAATTTGTATACAACTAATACTTCTGAAGTTATTATTGGGGCAAATATTAAATATCTTATGGGTTTAGATGGCGCGTATATCAAGAGTAAAAACACGATAAAATTAGAAGCTGAACCAACTATAACAAGTACAATCGACAATCCTGATGCAAATATTTATGCGTCAAATTATGATATAAAAGCAGGATATTCTACCAATTATGATTTTGATCGAGATAAATATGTTTTACGAAATAGAGGAAATGGAGTTGGAATAGATTTAGGAATTTCTTTTGTGAACAGAAGAACGAATGATGAATTATATGATTTCAAATTTTCGGCAAATTTATTAGATGTTGGATTAGTAAAATTCAGAGGCGATAACCATCATTTCTACAATCCTTCGCAAAGAGTTCAACTTCGTAATAATCCAAATTTAGATGGAGTTGAATTTGAAAGTGTTGATCAATATTTAGGACTTTTAAGCAAAGAAGTTTATGGAGATGAAACAAAATCTAAAACGGGAAATAATTTTTCGATGGGTTTACCAACAAGTTTACATCTTAATCTGAGTAAAAAAATTATCGAAAATCATTACTTAAATTTCAATTGGATGCAACGAATTCCAGTTTTTGAAAATAGTTTGAAACGTATCAATGTGCTACAAACTTCTTATACTATCCAAAAAGATGGATTTGGAATTGGACCTTCCCTTTCTATCTATGATTATGAAAATATAACATTTGGTGGATATGTAAGAATTGGCCCTCTAATTTTGGGCAGTGATAATGCAATTCCAATCGTTTTTAAACAGAAAAAATTAACTTCTGCGAACTTTTATTTTGGATTAAAATTTTACCCTTTTTGGGATAATGAAGCTAAGAGACGAAGTAGAGAACCTTGTGAATGTGAATAA
- a CDS encoding NAD(P)/FAD-dependent oxidoreductase: MIQTDIVIIGAGPTGLFAVFEAGLLKMRCHIIDALPQPGGQLTELYPKKPIFDIPGYPSVGAGELIDNLMEQIKQFEPGFTLNEQAATIDKQEDGTFIVTTNKGTQVQGKAVAIAGGLGSFEPRKPIIENIEAYEENGVEYFVKNPELFRDKKIVIAGGGDSALDWSIFLADVAAEVTLVHRRNEFRGALDSVDKVIELKKAGKINLVTPAEITGIKGEGKVESLVIEKGEETFELETDYFIPLFGLSPKLGPIANWGLEIEKNAIKVNNALDYQTNIEGIYAIGDVNTYPGKLKLILCGFHEATLMCQSVYNRMNPGKKFVLKYTTVSGVDGFDGTRKEAEKAVVKAID; encoded by the coding sequence ATGATTCAAACAGATATAGTTATAATCGGAGCTGGGCCAACTGGTCTTTTTGCCGTTTTCGAAGCAGGTTTATTAAAAATGAGATGTCATATTATTGATGCTCTTCCTCAGCCTGGAGGGCAATTGACAGAATTGTATCCCAAAAAACCAATTTTTGATATTCCTGGTTATCCTTCTGTTGGTGCAGGTGAATTGATTGATAATTTGATGGAGCAAATCAAACAATTTGAGCCAGGTTTTACATTAAACGAACAAGCTGCAACAATCGATAAGCAAGAAGACGGAACTTTTATTGTAACAACTAATAAAGGAACGCAAGTACAAGGAAAAGCAGTTGCGATTGCGGGTGGTCTTGGATCTTTTGAGCCTCGTAAACCAATTATCGAAAACATCGAAGCATACGAAGAAAACGGAGTAGAGTATTTTGTGAAAAATCCTGAATTGTTCCGTGATAAAAAAATCGTAATTGCTGGTGGTGGAGATTCTGCTTTAGATTGGTCTATTTTCTTGGCTGATGTAGCTGCGGAAGTCACGTTAGTACACAGAAGAAATGAGTTTCGTGGAGCGTTGGATTCTGTTGATAAAGTAATTGAATTGAAAAAAGCAGGAAAAATTAATTTGGTTACTCCTGCTGAAATTACTGGAATCAAAGGTGAAGGAAAAGTAGAAAGTTTGGTAATCGAAAAAGGTGAAGAAACTTTTGAACTTGAAACAGATTATTTTATTCCATTGTTTGGTCTTTCTCCAAAATTAGGTCCTATTGCAAATTGGGGATTGGAAATTGAGAAAAATGCCATCAAAGTAAATAATGCATTAGATTATCAAACAAATATTGAAGGGATTTATGCAATTGGTGACGTAAATACTTATCCAGGAAAATTGAAGTTGATTTTATGTGGTTTTCACGAAGCAACTTTAATGTGTCAGTCTGTTTACAATAGAATGAATCCTGGGAAAAAATTTGTCTTGAAATACACAACAGTTTCTGGTGTTGATGGTTTCGACGGGACAAGAAAAGAAGCTGAAAAAGCGGTTGTCAAAGCTATTGACTAA
- a CDS encoding winged helix-turn-helix transcriptional regulator, translating to MDKVFSKDECFSHVKSVNDAMYVLSGKWKIPVLASICYNKKRRFSEILKDLEGISNKMLSKELKELEINKLVTREIISTRPITIEYKLTDHGKKLTNVISLLSSWGVEHRNLIIKD from the coding sequence ATGGATAAAGTTTTTTCAAAAGACGAATGTTTTTCTCATGTAAAGTCCGTGAATGATGCGATGTATGTGTTGAGTGGGAAATGGAAAATACCAGTTTTAGCATCTATATGCTACAATAAAAAAAGAAGATTTTCTGAAATATTAAAAGATCTTGAAGGAATATCTAACAAAATGTTGAGCAAAGAGCTAAAAGAGTTAGAGATAAATAAACTTGTTACCAGAGAAATTATAAGTACAAGACCAATTACAATTGAGTACAAGCTGACTGATCATGGAAAAAAATTAACGAATGTTATAAGTCTTTTATCTAGCTGGGGAGTTGAACATCGAAATTTAATTATTAAAGATTAA
- a CDS encoding antibiotic biosynthesis monooxygenase, which translates to MEKFILIIKFETEEKNKDRFLQELINLFHQLYKNEENFVKASIHQNEHNKNEILVYEVWKNISFEDFITIQLKKQYALEWEKLLVEMDIKREPKVYSTLANFNS; encoded by the coding sequence ATGGAGAAATTTATATTAATCATAAAATTTGAAACAGAGGAAAAAAACAAGGACAGATTTTTACAAGAATTGATCAATCTATTTCATCAACTCTACAAAAATGAAGAAAACTTTGTGAAAGCTAGCATTCATCAAAATGAACATAACAAAAATGAAATTCTAGTTTATGAAGTTTGGAAAAATATTTCTTTTGAAGATTTTATAACTATTCAATTAAAAAAGCAATACGCTTTAGAATGGGAAAAATTATTAGTTGAAATGGACATAAAAAGAGAACCAAAAGTATATTCTACTCTGGCTAATTTCAATTCATAA
- a CDS encoding pyridoxal phosphate-dependent aminotransferase: protein MQLSKRLQNLKPSATIAMSAKARELKSQGIDVISLSIGEPDFNTPDFIKEAAKKAIDENYSGYPPIAGYADLKETICKKFKRDNNIEYTANQVVVSTGAKQSIYNVLQAIVDEGTEVIIPTPYWVSYSDIVELSGGTPVFVEGTLEADFKITPAQLEAAITDKTRAIIYSSPCNPSGSVYTREELQGLATVLAKYPDVIIISDEIYEHIVYGEKNVSIASFPEVYNQTVTVNGLAKAFAMTGWRIGFIGAPAWLAKACETLQGQVTSGATSIAQRAAITALEADPSSVQYMVDAFAERRELMLGWAREIPTFKVNEPKGAFYLFPDVTATFGNTYNGVTINNADDLALYLLEHAQVAVVSGSAFGSKNCIRISYAASVEELKEAMTRIKNALA, encoded by the coding sequence ATGCAACTTTCAAAGCGTTTACAGAATTTGAAACCATCTGCAACTATTGCAATGTCTGCGAAAGCAAGAGAATTAAAATCACAGGGAATCGATGTGATTAGTTTAAGTATTGGAGAACCAGATTTCAATACACCAGATTTTATCAAGGAGGCGGCTAAAAAAGCTATCGACGAAAATTATTCAGGATATCCTCCAATTGCAGGGTATGCAGATTTGAAGGAAACGATTTGTAAAAAGTTTAAACGTGATAACAATATTGAATATACAGCAAATCAAGTTGTTGTTTCTACAGGAGCAAAACAATCTATTTATAATGTTTTACAAGCAATTGTAGACGAAGGAACTGAAGTAATTATTCCAACACCTTATTGGGTTTCTTATTCAGATATCGTAGAATTATCAGGAGGAACGCCAGTTTTTGTGGAAGGAACTTTAGAAGCTGATTTCAAAATTACACCAGCACAATTAGAGGCTGCAATTACAGATAAAACGCGTGCAATTATTTATTCATCTCCTTGTAATCCATCAGGATCTGTTTATACAAGAGAAGAATTGCAAGGTTTAGCGACTGTTTTAGCTAAATATCCAGATGTAATTATTATTTCGGACGAGATTTATGAGCACATTGTTTACGGAGAAAAAAATGTTTCGATAGCATCTTTCCCAGAAGTTTATAACCAAACGGTAACTGTAAATGGTTTAGCAAAAGCTTTCGCGATGACAGGTTGGAGAATCGGTTTCATTGGAGCGCCAGCTTGGTTAGCAAAAGCATGCGAAACATTACAAGGGCAAGTGACTTCGGGAGCAACATCTATTGCGCAACGTGCAGCAATTACGGCTTTAGAAGCAGATCCAAGTTCAGTTCAATACATGGTTGATGCGTTTGCAGAACGTCGTGAATTGATGTTGGGTTGGGCAAGAGAAATTCCAACGTTCAAAGTGAACGAACCAAAAGGAGCTTTCTATTTGTTCCCAGATGTTACGGCAACTTTCGGAAATACGTACAATGGTGTTACAATTAACAATGCAGATGATTTGGCTTTATATTTATTAGAGCATGCGCAAGTTGCGGTTGTTTCAGGTTCGGCTTTCGGATCTAAAAATTGTATTCGTATTTCGTATGCGGCGTCTGTAGAAGAGTTGAAAGAAGCAATGACACGTATCAAAAATGCTTTAGCGTAA
- the tpx gene encoding thiol peroxidase, producing MAEITFKGNPIHTGGNLPTVGEKAPSFALTAGDLSDKTLADYAGKNVVLNIFPSVDTGVCAQSVRTFNKEVSSAANTIVLCISKDLPFALSRFCAAEGLDNVVTLSDFKNEEFTNAYGVKMVDGPLNGLFSRAVVVINPNGEVAYTEQVPEIGQEPDYTHALAAIK from the coding sequence ATGGCTGAAATTACATTCAAAGGAAATCCTATTCATACAGGCGGAAATTTACCAACAGTTGGTGAAAAAGCCCCAAGTTTTGCTTTAACAGCAGGCGATTTAAGCGACAAAACATTGGCTGATTATGCTGGAAAAAATGTTGTTTTAAATATTTTCCCAAGTGTTGACACTGGTGTTTGTGCGCAATCTGTACGAACTTTCAACAAAGAAGTTTCTTCTGCTGCAAATACAATTGTGTTATGTATTTCGAAAGATTTACCTTTCGCTTTATCTCGTTTTTGTGCTGCGGAAGGTTTGGATAATGTAGTCACTTTATCTGATTTCAAAAATGAAGAATTCACAAATGCTTATGGTGTGAAAATGGTTGATGGACCATTAAATGGTTTATTTTCTCGCGCAGTTGTGGTAATTAATCCAAATGGAGAAGTTGCTTACACAGAGCAAGTTCCTGAAATTGGACAAGAACCAGATTACACACATGCTTTAGCAGCAATTAAGTAA